AGAAGGgacactaataattattgttctcgTCATATATGCATATGTCATTAATTTgacataattgataaatatacgaTTTGCATACTATCCCACTGCTGGATTCGAATTTGAGAGTACGAGACGCCCATCACTAGTTTGTATTAGTGTGTTGTTTTAGTCTTACAAACGTATACAACATGGAGAATTTATGTTCAACAGTTCCAATTTGTGTAATAACCATTTATAATAGAGAGAATtgatctattatttaatttaaaggtaagaacattatctgtgctaaaattgtgtttttacgaaatttcaatttttagtgagcaatacgaatttttaaactgtagtattttacatactcgtagtcataaaaattacttaaaaattaaaatatggtataaaaaagCCCACGAGAACAGAGAATgttcttacctttaagtttgataatagattaatgttattattgttattacacaAAATCGGAGCCGCtgaacacaaatttaatatatgtcgtactttgtatgtttataagaTGGTAACTAAACATGTGACTGTGGCgttgtttaatatgtttactttGGAGTTTGGACCAATTTCGTCCATTTATTTACCTGAAAAAGCGCAATTCactcatttaataaataaaaacgtgtacatttaagattttaagcgaagcgttgaatatatttaaaattaaatttttttagttcttaACTCCTAAGTGTATGACGTATGTCCAAATctgtttaaaagttatttgtaGGCTATTAGCATTTAAAGaagaaaatataagaatttctaaaccttttttttaaaatacatatcgtGTAATTAGATTGATCGGtatttgaaatgaaaattgGGTCTTATTAACATGAAAAGCAATCCATTTCAAAACCTgtaaatttctttattttaaagtattatattatacataaattgcaTACATATTCTTGTTGTATATACATCATAAGGttcactatttattaataataattaatacattcactatttaattaatttattatatatatatataaattataattaataaataataaatacaataaattctataaaataatgtagatttgaataattaacaatatagtataatataatttaaaaaaataaaaacagttacATTACATCACATAATAcagaatataagtatttaacctctttcacaaataatttcaacaaCACTTGGTTCCATTAATACTGGATTTAAACATCTATGAACAGAGCTGCTCAATATTTCATCCAGAAGCAAATGTACCAAActgaaatgaattatttaaataaatttagataaagTCAAAAGcagattataagtaaaatgaacagtaatttatttatttttcaacaatatcatgttttaaaatttaaattcatttaagaTTAGAAAGCTGAGAAAACATAGtgtatgcaatatattttaatgatagaaaaaaaagtttataaataattgaaaaataatttaaatataaaaaaaagaaaatgtaaatGGACAATAGTAAAATgcaatttgtatacaaacactttgtgatttataaaattaattaattaattttatattataaggacttagaaaatatatattttatagatattttacttttataacttaatcaattacttttaatatttctcttacgttgttaaattatatctaatatgagtaaattttaaataaataaataatgttttaaaataatataatatcatacttttCGTCTGAAACAAATCGCCACAAATAAAGttgtaaataatgaatatcaaCTTGAACCTGTTGAAGTCCATAGCGATTAAATGTTCTTAAACGAACACATTCTAAAAGTGTCTAGAACATTAAgagaatcaaattaaaaacaatttagattaaaattataaaggatataaatatatatatccacctttagacttattttaataatgcctGTTGTAATAGAAACTCTTGAAAATTGAACAGGTGAAAATATGTCTATGCGTTCtgaaaataatctattaatgGCGGAAAATGTTTGGGTATTTGCAGCTGTTCCACCAGATGACCATGCTCTAATATGCCTAGACATTTGAGTCCTACGACTTGAATCACTACTTCTGTCTGTTCGCATACCTTCTTCAAATAATTCACCAACCTAAATATaaagtgttattttaataattacgtaCAAATTTTAACCGCTATTGGAACAAAAAgtatgacattttataaaaatacttcatttaattaaatacaacttattattgtcttaaaaattttaagtaaaataaaaagtatacatttttttaataaaaaactgttttgtatgtatattttacacaaatagTTTTTTCAGTGTTctcgtaataaataaatgtttataaaataaataagtaatatatattaaatatagtcattaatatatcattgttttttattataattatttgttttaaaatcttgGTACTGGTTTGTTATAGCCCCGCCACTTAggttaaagttattaaatacatcgtaaaaatacaaaataatgaatttatttattgatatttatgaatctaataattctaataatctaataataaattataaattttataaaaatgtttatgttttccATGATTCTTAAAATGATGCTAcatctttaaaaattgtttcaaacagatcattattatttagttatgatTGCTATATAAATAAGGCCATGTACGagtctaaaatttttttaattgttcctCTACATTTTTGGTTGCCCCATTTGGCTGAACCCCACATTCTCTCAACATTTTGAGCATGGGCTCCTGAGATAGAGCAAGCTATAAAGTTATCACTCGCAACGGCAAGGCTATAACTAGTATAAGGTTATTCTTACAAGCATATTCATCagaaatttagtaatttaactaatttattatatactacaaatAAGAAGTTATACTTGACTATCTACAGATGTAATTTCCTCAACCACTCGTTTCATAACAGCACGCACAGTTCTTGGTTCTAAACTATGAAGCCAATCACGAGTTTCGACTGATTTCTTTaacatctaaaaattaaaaagtaaaaataaagcaGATCAATATcagaaattgttttatattatttacttgtgaTATGGATAGTCCTTCAACACGGACATAATAGTTAACAAGATCTTGAGCAGCAGAATGCATATCTGATGCCAGCTCAACTTCAGAGCTAAGTTGAGATGAGTTCttgtttttgatttcaaaatatttattaatctcaTAAGTTTCATCAACTAattgtaactaaaaataaattattaataaatattatttaattattttattatatttactaacaaTTCTTTAAGAATCTAAGTTAGCTTACCAAATAACTAATACCAGACATTTGATATTCGAGACACATTTTTGTCATGATTAGGAAAAGAAAAGCAGGTGGGCAAGGTATGCATATAGTATAAGAACGAGCAGCTGaagataaataatgtaaaaattccaCAACAAGTCCTTCGCGTACATTATCAACACTAATGGATTTTCGAAGAGCATGATTGGTTGAAAATGATACTTCTGGTTCTAAAAATgcctaaaaacaaaattaatctataataatcataagatTAGaagaatgatataaaaatagtaactgACATTTGaaagatttgtttttttattaaatttgaatatataataataataaatatttactcacAGAAATATCTTGTAAAATTCCTTTAACTTTTTCTATTACATCTGATGTTAATGATGCTAAGGATTCCATTGCAAAtccattatcatttaatttttgtaaagacACTAATGATTGACGTACAGTTGCTAGTTTATCATGGAAATGCGCTTTTAACATAGCCAAGTGTAATTTAGTTTGACGATGTGCAGCAGAAGAAATAATCTCTAAAGCATTCCtatgaatatttatcatattattattaatgttgcatgatactaatttttttatggacTTAAATACATACAGTGTAAAATCTTTGTAGGAAAACAATTTTCCAATTGCTTGAATTTTCCTGTAAAATCTATCCAAAGCTCTAACTAGGATCGCTGTGtcacttgtatttttatcaatataacatTGAACTATTTCCAAGTATCGAATCATATTTTCTTCAACAAAcacatttaattgatttatactgATTTCGATCTCTTCATTTTCATCACTAAAAAAAGAcaagaattaataaataaatcaacattttcttttttatataatgttttacttttttgatagGTTTTCAATAAACATATCATTGAATGATGTGATTACCATGCACAATTGACTAAAGAAAGTGTCGCTTCCTAAATCAATGAATTCAATCATAtcctatgaaaataattatatatatataaataaataaaaaaaccataacctataaaatttgtttatttcgtgattatattcttattatttgaatagcaTTTAGATACTAAGactcaatataattttctaaagttttaattaattctataattCAGAAATTTACAGGTAATAAAAGGTTGaacatttatcaaataaagatAGAACAGGATAAAAGAACCAAGTAATAGACACTTGTTTTaggtaataaatttgtataatagtattaggATATATaatttgggtttttttttttatattttattagtaaacatgacacttgtttattatactttttaaatacctagttAATGGTAGtagtattaactttaaatacacatgaaatttaaaactaagaattataacaaaatttacttacttgatttaaattttccacTTGCAATTCAAGTACGTGCAATGATTCAAATAGACGATTTTTTGAGTGTAACAAAAATTCTTTGCAAAGTGATAAAACTGGCTCATCAAGTTGGAGTAAAAGATTAACAGATTTAGTTAATTCTTTACCAGTAATCTAGAACATAAAGGCCTTTTTGGTCAAatcatgatttaatattatagattaaacaattaaagtaattaaaaaattataaataaatagttacatCTTTATCTCTTAAATGgctatataaaattttcattagttcattcactatattattacaatcattAAGTATTCCCTTTAAGGATTCTTGATTCCCatattgtgttaaaactcGTTGAGCGTGTAAATATTCTTGAACAacctaataaagtaaatatattttaattacatatttttgttttataataaattatctatttatttcgtgaataatttaaataagtacattattcTACCTGTGCATAATCTCCTtttgttaaaagtttatttaatgttgtagGTAGAGTGTAAACAAATTGCaaacgttttaataatgtatgggTCTCTGAAAGTTTTGATATTTCATCTCGATTAgcctaaatataattaaacatatacataataattattcatagaatatagttatttttctataaaattgtcACTTGCATGCAAATTTGATGTAATTATTTCTGATGTATGAGTAATCTCATCCATTTTAGATAAAAGCATTTCCATATCTTCTTCTAagcttttaaaatcatttttcatctataatatatataaaaagttaacaaattaaaaccattctagtatttttttttttttttttttttttgttttaatatcttaCTTTTCCAATTGTATCAGTAgccaaaataaatttgttatagttTTCATAAACTAAAGTTTGCATGTCAGAATGTAAAGATTGAATATCTTGATGTATTTCTCTTTCATGGTCTAtaacttgttttaaatttgactcctgtataataatattacaaattgatatatttaattaagtcacaaaacaattcatattaaatcTAAGATTGTCTTTTAggatactatacattatagatttttttttttttttacagaagcattttaaaattgaatgcaaaaataaaattaaaaaagactaaattaactgaaattataataattgtatgaattatactcaaaataatatagaaaataagtgTTAAAATCTTAACTCAAAGTAATTGtttgtcataattattaatttctattaacAATGTTTGTTTaagttatcaaataaaattgctgaaaaatcatatgaaaaacttaaataagaaATGTTTACACAGTAAATCTTGGTTTATATTACCTTAAGTACTTTTTTGACATACATTTCTGCATTGAAACATGCACCGTTAATATCATAAGGACTTCCTGGTTTAATATCCATTTTAgtacatgtatttaatattaatattaatatattattaatatttttatataaccaaagtacaatattgtacaagaacaaaattactatatagttactacctagtacctaccatagtattttagtatttacttttaatccGTTATCACTTATCAATACCCACTGTATAAGAAATTACGTGAGTGAAGttagcaataattattgacaGAGTCATTGATAAGGAAGTCCCCATATATAGATAGGCCATGGCTGAAACGTACGAAGAGTTGCCTAAAGTTTGCTCctcaattaaattacttatattcacTTATAGATATTTAGTTCAAACTATCTAATTATAACACCGTGGCTAGACCCTAGACGCCTAGTgctaaatgatttaaataatagtcattatttaacataatataatataatatattatattgactaccatttaaaaaaacatgattgtttagaatcattttaattgtatttttatctgaaaatatttaaaattaaattaaacaattagcagaaacatatcaatatataattgataaatgtacGGATTCaatgattcaaatttaaattatcataaattaaacggAGAAATCAGATTAGTGGTACACTAAATATTCAACTTAAACGTCTTCTGAAATCAAGAACAAAAATGCTATTTAAGTTAACTTTCAAACTAGTTCAGATatccattattattcaataacatcTAAACTTCTTCAATTCATAACACTTTCAGTGTTTACTGCAACACAGGAGGAATCGTTTTCAATAGTCTATCGATTGAtactctttaaaatataaactagattcaatttattatcagaATCATTCccaaagttgaaaatataaacttttttcaactacctacttattattgtacataaatacttaatattatatagatacgcAAAAAACgcagtattataaaatcaatatatgttatacatggAACAATATAGAATTACTAGaaagtaaaattgtaaattttttgttagtaTTATATCATGAAAATGGTCGTAGAGggaatttgataaatttttttaatatgagtaGTGACTAGTGAGTGgcttaatactaaatttaaattacctcCACTAAAGATACAaacttaagtataaaattgtgCAAAAATTGGacgtattcaaaatatatacggAGTTTTCCGATTTCCGAACGAATCAaacgttgaaaattaataatttgattacatCTTACTTCTCCAGAAATCAAATACCCCAGTTGTTTGCAATCACACAGCAATCACCAACTGTTTGCAATTACCTAGCAATCATCTGATACATATGCtgcaagtaatataatataacatcgtggacaaataaatgtaatccACATTTTTAAAGAGGCTACATCATCATCACTAAAacagtgttttaaaaattaaaatttcataacaaaatcaaatacaaaGTAATTGATTCCATCTATTACCCATTGGCCATCATGATGcttaggattttttttcatataaaacgGTTTAACTAAACATGTTACCTGGACAGTTTAGAAAAAAAGTGGATAGTTTTTctctttgtatttttttttcgaaaactatccttaaaattgaagataaaaatataaaaacatgtttgctgattttataattatatcagacAAAAAACAATGATTAATTGTGAATTCAACACATTCATCTTTACTTTCATAatctataaatttgattattacttattagatcTACAGTCAATCTGCAGAtttttgtaagtatataatgaaataaaaaaaacaattttgaaccgtttcttaaaattgttcttataaaatatttaaaacaattaaataaaaagaaaacagttAATATTGTTGCTAATGGTGACAAAatctagttttatttaaaacaaacatattacATCGACACTATAGGCATATTTTCAGTTAAAACTTGACTTGCATCATgaatttttctaaaagtttatttatgatGAATTCCATAAAGGCCTACAGCACTTACGTTTTtagtatagtatgtataattttacaattgtacatgattaaaatatgaactacTTTATTGAAAACCTAAGGCagtgaaaaacaattaaatagtattgtaattactaattaatatttttttcttttagtggAACGGACAAGAtcaaaaacaatcaaaaattataaattataatcgtcCCGTTATCAagtaaaaacgataaaacgtttgttgaatattgaaatcatatcataaatttcgattttattgattttagacCTGGAATGGTCGTCGGTTTTTGCAACCCGCTATTGGACATGACTGTGGTAGGAAACTCAGAGATCTTAAAAAAGTATGATCTTAAAAGCAATGATGCTATAATAGCCGGAGAAAAACAAGCGgaaatttataaagaattaGAAAAAGAtccaaatatacaatatactgctGGAGGTTCTGGTCAAAACTCCTTGAGAGTTGTCCaagtaatatcaataaaaaactaaaataaattaaatatttataatcataatagtaaaaaaaaaaaaaatgttgtacctACAGTGGATATTAGGAGAACCGAACTCGGCTACGTTTTTTGGCGCAGTCGGGAATGATCGGTATAGTGAAATTTTGAAACGCGAGGCGAACCGTGATGGACTAGACGTGAAATACCAATACCATTCTGACAAGCCCACaggtaaatattgaaatattgaaaatactttttttctttagaaaatgtatatgtaatagtaatataatcattattttttgtaggaACATGTGCTGTCATTATAACAAACAATGGAAAATATCGATCGCTGTGTGCCAATTTATCAGCATCTAAAAGTTACACAGATGACCATTTGGAACTaccagaaaacaaaaaaataattcaaaatgcaAAGTTTTACTTAGTGACTGTaagttttttagttaaaaaaattttttttttagtttttgtaagCTTACCCATAGTAACCTCatcgatacattttttaaatcataattttatattatacatttatcaatgtTATTTGGTGCAAcgaagaaaatattaagtagtAGTTTTGttttagggtttttttttagtatcaaATCTTAGCGCCAGTGAAAAAATTGCAAGAATCGCATACGAAAGGAATCGCccattattattcaacatgAGTGCACCATATATTTACGAATCATATCTTGATTCAGTTATGTCCATTTttccatatataaatattatagttggaaGTGCCGAAGTAAGTAGAATTAAATGCAgtgtagttaaataaaataataattaattcgaaaaatgtttaattttaggaAGCTAA
This sequence is a window from Rhopalosiphum maidis isolate BTI-1 chromosome 1, ASM367621v3, whole genome shotgun sequence. Protein-coding genes within it:
- the LOC113547952 gene encoding vacuolar protein sorting-associated protein 51 homolog, encoding MDIKPGSPYDINGACFNAEMYVKKVLKESNLKQVIDHEREIHQDIQSLHSDMQTLVYENYNKFILATDTIGKMKNDFKSLEEDMEMLLSKMDEITHTSEIITSNLHANRDEISKLSETHTLLKRLQFVYTLPTTLNKLLTKGDYAQVVQEYLHAQRVLTQYGNQESLKGILNDCNNIVNELMKILYSHLRDKDITGKELTKSVNLLLQLDEPVLSLCKEFLLHSKNRLFESLHVLELQVENLNQDMIEFIDLGSDTFFSQLCMVITSFNDMFIENLSKNDENEEIEISINQLNVFVEENMIRYLEIVQCYIDKNTSDTAILVRALDRFYRKIQAIGKLFSYKDFTLNALEIISSAAHRQTKLHLAMLKAHFHDKLATVRQSLVSLQKLNDNGFAMESLASLTSDVIEKVKGILQDISAFLEPEVSFSTNHALRKSISVDNVREGLVVEFLHYLSSAARSYTICIPCPPAFLFLIMTKMCLEYQMSGISYLLQLVDETYEINKYFEIKNKNSSQLSSEVELASDMHSAAQDLVNYYVRVEGLSISQMLKKSVETRDWLHSLEPRTVRAVMKRVVEEITSVDSQVGELFEEGMRTDRSSDSSRRTQMSRHIRAWSSGGTAANTQTFSAINRLFSERIDIFSPVQFSRVSITTGIIKISLKTLLECVRLRTFNRYGLQQVQVDIHYLQLYLWRFVSDENLVHLLLDEILSSSVHRCLNPVLMEPSVVEIICERG
- the LOC113560285 gene encoding adenosine kinase-like, with product MAETYEELPKWNGQDQKQSKIINYNRPVIKPGMVVGFCNPLLDMTVVGNSEILKKYDLKSNDAIIAGEKQAEIYKELEKDPNIQYTAGGSGQNSLRVVQWILGEPNSATFFGAVGNDRYSEILKREANRDGLDVKYQYHSDKPTGTCAVIITNNGKYRSLCANLSASKSYTDDHLELPENKKIIQNAKFYLVTGFFLVSNLSASEKIARIAYERNRPLLFNMSAPYIYESYLDSVMSIFPYINIIVGSAEEAKSFALANNWETTDIETIALKLSTFNVRNYGHRLVILTQAENPVIVATDNHVRTFEVPKIPEKDIVDTNGAGDAFVGAFIAKYVLGYPLKMCIHSGIEAGSYIIKQHGMTRGDAFNV